The Fusobacterium varium genome includes a region encoding these proteins:
- a CDS encoding extracellular solute-binding protein — MNTGGKVKKVYLIITLLFLILGCNKIKKDEKIKVDEKSKFLISKELKEFTIFAIHLGKAFNGELPVFRKATEMTNIRLKGVASRNQSDEVQAFQLMLITGNIPDIIGYEYPEELEKLGAEKKVIPLEKLIEEHAPNIKRFFDKNPEYKKDAVAADGHIYMIPNYNDYENIRTSQGYYIRKDWLRKLGLKEPKTVEELYQVLIAFRDKDPNGNGKKDEIPVFIRGNTINKVITALLDIFKAESTWYNSGGKNPVYGPAQPEYRRAIREIAKWFEEGLIDQEVLTRSLTSRDYILNNNIGGFTCDWFSSTGNYNSRLEKNIPGFEFSVILPPEFDGKKTTSFSRPNYLGGWSITSKAKDPVTIIKYFDFWYTEEGRRLWNFGVEGEDYILVDGKPKFTDKILKDSQGRPPLAVLRETGAQYRLGMFQDANNEREWADPRTVKDMDLYIKSGVVKDPLPTLKYTMEEIEELSQIEMQLRSITEEMAQIWILGVSNVDKDWNNYIYRLNKAGLERAKEIQKQAYRRFINK, encoded by the coding sequence AATACAGGAGGAAAAGTGAAAAAAGTATATTTAATAATTACTCTTTTATTTCTAATTTTAGGATGTAATAAAATTAAGAAAGATGAGAAGATAAAAGTAGATGAAAAAAGCAAATTTTTAATTTCAAAGGAGCTAAAAGAGTTTACTATATTTGCAATACATTTGGGAAAAGCTTTTAATGGAGAACTTCCTGTTTTTAGAAAAGCAACAGAGATGACAAATATAAGATTAAAAGGGGTAGCCTCAAGAAATCAAAGTGATGAGGTACAAGCTTTTCAACTTATGTTGATAACTGGAAATATTCCAGATATTATTGGATATGAATATCCAGAAGAATTGGAAAAATTAGGAGCAGAAAAGAAAGTTATACCTTTAGAAAAATTGATTGAGGAACATGCTCCAAATATAAAAAGATTTTTTGATAAAAATCCTGAATATAAAAAAGATGCAGTAGCAGCAGATGGACACATATATATGATACCTAACTATAATGATTATGAAAATATAAGAACTTCACAAGGATATTATATTAGAAAGGATTGGTTGAGAAAGTTAGGATTAAAAGAACCTAAAACAGTAGAGGAACTTTATCAGGTTCTAATAGCTTTTAGAGATAAAGATCCCAATGGAAATGGTAAAAAAGATGAAATACCAGTATTTATAAGGGGAAATACTATAAATAAAGTTATAACTGCATTATTAGATATATTTAAAGCAGAATCTACTTGGTATAACTCTGGTGGAAAAAATCCTGTATATGGACCAGCTCAACCAGAGTATAGAAGAGCAATAAGAGAGATAGCTAAATGGTTTGAAGAAGGGCTGATAGATCAAGAGGTATTAACAAGGAGTTTAACTTCAAGAGATTATATTTTAAATAACAATATAGGTGGGTTTACTTGTGACTGGTTTTCAAGTACTGGAAACTATAATAGTCGTCTTGAAAAGAATATACCTGGCTTTGAATTTTCAGTAATTTTACCACCTGAATTTGATGGAAAAAAGACAACTTCATTTTCAAGACCTAACTATTTAGGAGGGTGGTCTATAACTTCAAAAGCAAAGGATCCAGTAACAATAATTAAATACTTTGATTTTTGGTATACAGAAGAGGGAAGAAGATTGTGGAATTTTGGAGTAGAGGGAGAAGACTATATTTTAGTAGATGGAAAACCAAAGTTTACAGATAAAATATTGAAAGATTCTCAAGGACGTCCACCACTAGCAGTGCTTAGGGAAACAGGAGCTCAATATAGATTAGGAATGTTTCAAGATGCAAATAATGAGAGAGAGTGGGCAGATCCAAGAACAGTTAAGGATATGGATCTGTATATAAAATCTGGTGTAGTAAAAGATCCTCTACCAACATTGAAGTATACAATGGAAGAGATAGAGGAGTTATCACAAATAGAGATGCAATTGAGATCAATAACAGAGGAGATGGCACAAATTTGGATATTAGGGGTTTCAAATGTAGATAAAGATTGGAATAATTACATTTATAGGTTAAATAAAGCTGGACTAGAGAGAGCAAAAGAAATACAAAAGCAAGCATATAGAAGATTTATAAACAAATAG